A section of the Phacochoerus africanus isolate WHEZ1 chromosome 4, ROS_Pafr_v1, whole genome shotgun sequence genome encodes:
- the HIGD2A gene encoding HIG1 domain family member 2A, mitochondrial, whose product MATPGPATPEAPFEPSQPPVIEGFSPTVYSTSESFKEKFIRKTRENPMVPIGCLGTASALTYGLYCFHRGQSQRSQLMMRTRIAAQGFTIVAILVGLAASTMRSRP is encoded by the exons ATGGCAACTCCTGGCCCTGCGACCCCGGAGGCACCCTTTGAACCGTCGCAACCCCCAGTCATTGAGGGCTTTAGCCCCACTGTGTACAGCACTTCGGAAAGCTTCAAGGAGAAGTTTATCCGCAAGACCCGCGAGAATCCAATGGTACCCATAG GCTGCCTGGGCACAGCGTCCGCCCTTACCTATGGTCTCTACTGCTTCCACCGGGGTCAGAGCCAGCGCTCCCAGCTCATGATGCGCACCCGAATCGCCGCCCAGGGTTTCACAATAGTAGCCATCTTGGTGGGTCTGGCTGCATCCACCATGAGATCTCGACCCTGA
- the NOP16 gene encoding nucleolar protein 16 — MPKAKGKTRRQKFGYNVNRKRLNRNARRKAAPRIQCSHIRHAWDQTKSVRQNLAEMGLAMDPNRAVPLIKRKVKAMEVDREERPKELVRKPYVLNDLEAEASLPEKKGNTLSRDLIDYVRYMVENHGEDYKAMARDEKNYYQDTPKQIRNKINVYKRFYPADWQAFVDSLEKNKMEVD, encoded by the exons ATGCCCAAGGCCAAGGGGAAGACCCGGAGGCAGAAGTTCGGTTACAATGTTAACCGGAAGCGTCTGAACCGAAATGCTCGACGGAAGGCAGCGCCGCGGATCCAGTG CTCCCACATCCGACATGCCTGGGACCAGACCAAATCGGTGCGGCAGAACCTGGCCGAGATGGGTTTGGCTATGGACCCCAACAGGGCGGTGCCTCTTATTAAGAGAAAG GTAAAAGCCATGGAGGTGGACAGAGAGGAGAGGCCTAAGGAGCTTGTGAGGAAGCCTTATGTGCTCAATG ACCTAGAGGCAGAAGCCAGCcttccagaaaagaaaggaaatacgcTGTCTCGGGACCTCATTGACTATGTTCGCTATATGGTGGAGAACCATGGAGAGGACTATAAG GCTATGGCCCGGGACGAGAAGAATTACTATCAAGATACCCCAAAACAGATTCGAAATAAGATCAACGTCTATAAGCGTTTTTATCCAGCGGACTGGCAAGCCTTTGTTGATTCTTTGGAGAAGAATAAGATGGAAGTTGATTGA